Proteins from a single region of Acidianus ambivalens:
- a CDS encoding SRPBCC family protein, whose product MIDVSYEFEYNESPGVLMEYLSNPENWVKYFRPAKKMEKIGPDEWILYLHWFKTVKSKLTRVISNNESEFIVTSLGWPKFKMALKTYILPSGNMTKVKIEFIYDGPLEGTSKKEMEEAYKTITINLDADLKKYCEENKCYTKEKDHNEKVFDSVSIKGLKIYEMKTVLKKEIQKSELDKILDQALMDSIDKDVVVIIENGNEIVRFHFSNGDLVEKEGNLDALGNTLKVLVKST is encoded by the coding sequence ATGATAGATGTGAGCTATGAATTTGAATATAATGAGAGTCCAGGTGTACTAATGGAATATTTAAGCAATCCTGAAAATTGGGTGAAGTATTTTAGACCTGCAAAAAAGATGGAAAAAATAGGACCAGACGAGTGGATACTTTACCTTCATTGGTTTAAAACTGTAAAATCTAAGCTAACTAGAGTGATAAGTAATAATGAGAGCGAGTTCATAGTAACCTCATTAGGTTGGCCGAAATTTAAAATGGCTTTAAAAACGTATATTTTACCGTCTGGAAACATGACTAAGGTTAAGATTGAATTCATTTATGACGGCCCATTAGAAGGCACATCTAAAAAGGAAATGGAGGAGGCGTATAAAACTATAACTATTAATTTAGATGCGGATTTAAAAAAGTACTGTGAAGAAAATAAGTGTTACACTAAAGAGAAGGATCATAATGAGAAAGTATTTGATAGTGTATCTATTAAAGGGTTAAAAATTTATGAAATGAAAACTGTATTAAAGAAGGAAATCCAAAAATCTGAATTGGATAAAATTTTAGATCAAGCTCTTATGGATAGCATAGATAAGGACGTTGTGGTGATAATAGAGAACGGTAATGAGATTGTAAGGTTTCATTTTTCAAATGGCGATCTAGTTGAAAAAGAAGGTAACTTAGATGCTCTGGGAAATACCTTAAAAGTTCTAGTTAAATCTACTTAG
- a CDS encoding Rossmann-like domain-containing protein produces the protein MILDLIKRNVADYLQEHELSLKIVDAVVGYFYTIVVTEDEDGEKYIGLNITPSFEISDILERRNNPKFYPSIQEEIELLTSESWIERSLALATINSLSQKLLRFQRVNNTNEWIIRKLYDVRSSKVAIIGNMPPVIRELKKYFVVYTFDKKLCGNVMSESLEKRVLPQVDAVVMSGAVIINESIDEILEYARNSKLNIIIGPSAQIHPMFIKGVKIHYLGSTAIINNKEEAVQLLKLGYTRGVFYDSKYSVQYFVSNEDSFTTSTEQ, from the coding sequence GTGATACTCGACTTAATAAAAAGGAATGTAGCTGATTATTTACAAGAACATGAGTTATCATTAAAAATAGTAGATGCGGTAGTGGGATATTTTTATACTATAGTAGTTACAGAAGATGAGGACGGAGAGAAATATATAGGACTCAATATAACGCCTTCTTTCGAAATCTCGGATATTCTTGAAAGAAGGAATAATCCAAAGTTCTATCCTTCTATCCAAGAAGAAATCGAACTGTTGACCTCCGAAAGCTGGATAGAGAGATCACTTGCTTTGGCAACTATAAATTCTTTAAGCCAAAAGCTTTTGCGTTTTCAACGAGTAAATAATACTAACGAGTGGATTATAAGGAAATTATACGATGTTCGTTCAAGTAAAGTTGCAATTATAGGTAATATGCCTCCAGTAATAAGAGAGTTGAAGAAATACTTTGTAGTTTATACGTTTGATAAGAAACTATGCGGGAATGTAATGTCTGAGTCCCTAGAAAAAAGAGTTCTTCCTCAAGTTGATGCAGTAGTAATGAGCGGAGCAGTAATTATAAATGAGAGTATAGACGAAATTCTTGAATATGCAAGGAATTCTAAATTGAACATAATAATAGGTCCTTCAGCTCAAATTCATCCGATGTTTATAAAGGGCGTAAAAATACATTATTTAGGCAGTACAGCAATAATTAATAATAAGGAGGAAGCAGTGCAATTATTAAAATTAGGCTATACCAGAGGAGTGTTTTATGACTCCAAGTACTCAGTGCAATATTTTGTATCTAATGAGGATTCCTTCACTACCAGTACTGAGCAGTAA
- a CDS encoding alpha/beta fold hydrolase → MLEELIGKYAEVKGIKIYYEKIGNGKPLVMIHPSGFDGRFYHKLLNFITRDITTIIVDLPGHGKSDVDPIQLSGKENAKVEFYGDYVIQFIKNLGLTKFSVLGTSLGGDIALDVGMRGNAENIIMISSSINTRSTFTEKDIENSSNSDPQRIMRFAGPNVDRKLVEELTWIRSTNSLEMLRWDLYAWNNFDYTKKLEKEINTLIIRGEYDPLVSKKMIEDTCKYINLCKSLEFKGVGHYVPAEDPKNTAKEVEKFVLS, encoded by the coding sequence ATGCTAGAAGAATTAATAGGCAAATACGCGGAAGTGAAAGGCATAAAAATATATTATGAAAAGATTGGTAATGGAAAGCCGTTAGTTATGATTCATCCTTCTGGTTTTGATGGCAGATTTTACCATAAATTATTGAATTTTATAACAAGAGATATAACTACTATAATAGTCGATTTACCTGGTCACGGGAAATCGGATGTAGACCCGATTCAATTAAGTGGAAAAGAGAATGCAAAAGTGGAATTTTATGGAGACTATGTAATTCAATTTATAAAAAATCTCGGGCTAACTAAATTTTCTGTGCTAGGTACGTCGTTAGGAGGAGATATAGCATTAGATGTTGGAATGAGAGGAAATGCTGAAAACATAATAATGATCAGTAGCTCTATTAATACTCGTAGTACTTTTACAGAAAAAGATATAGAAAATTCAAGTAATTCCGATCCTCAAAGGATAATGCGTTTTGCAGGACCTAATGTTGATAGAAAGCTTGTTGAAGAACTAACATGGATTAGGAGTACAAATAGCCTTGAGATGCTGAGATGGGATCTTTATGCTTGGAATAATTTTGATTATACTAAAAAATTGGAAAAAGAAATAAATACATTAATTATAAGAGGTGAGTACGATCCTTTGGTTTCAAAAAAGATGATTGAAGATACTTGCAAATATATAAATTTGTGCAAAAGCCTTGAATTTAAGGGAGTCGGGCATTACGTTCCGGCAGAAGATCCTAAGAATACTGCGAAGGAAGTAGAAAAATTTGTATTGAGTTGA
- the tsaA gene encoding tRNA (N6-threonylcarbamoyladenosine(37)-N6)-methyltransferase TrmO has translation MELRPIGVVIGPSEDEVNKNMWKGGVKGIIKVYKEFKEGLIGIENFSHIIVVSWLHKITEDQRKILVVKPLRMADLGFKLSELPTLGVFALHSPVRPNPIGITIVKLIKRQDNLLFVDGLDLYDGTPILDLKGYYPYLPKDVRVPEWSKKLHSEV, from the coding sequence ATGGAACTTAGACCAATAGGAGTAGTTATAGGTCCGTCAGAAGATGAAGTCAATAAGAACATGTGGAAAGGTGGAGTAAAAGGAATAATAAAAGTTTATAAAGAATTTAAAGAAGGTCTAATAGGTATAGAAAATTTCTCTCATATAATAGTAGTATCTTGGCTTCATAAAATCACCGAAGATCAAAGGAAAATCCTTGTTGTAAAACCTCTAAGAATGGCGGATCTGGGTTTTAAGTTAAGCGAGCTACCTACTTTAGGAGTGTTTGCTTTGCATTCTCCAGTAAGGCCAAACCCCATAGGAATTACAATTGTTAAATTAATAAAGAGACAAGACAATCTGCTCTTCGTTGACGGCCTAGATTTATACGACGGCACACCGATACTAGATCTTAAAGGTTACTATCCATATCTGCCTAAGGACGTAAGAGTTCCAGAATGGAGCAAGAAATTACACAGTGAAGTTTAA
- a CDS encoding MFS transporter, whose amino-acid sequence MKNDMGFKYLVFSRIFRSIGIIYITLVSPLYLKFIGFSLVSIGIIFLFIILFNTVLVFALGLLGDRIGYKRTLIIGDLFPFLSAILLFSSSSKAIIISSLLMGGLGGTAGGMRGVFSPGLTALVASNWKNDFERVKRLGILTSAAAFSSIGGSLLLSIKAFLPFSLELKFRFLFLISAMLLGLSILSLFRVYEVTRPKKNSKIMRLSSLKYSGKVMLSNSLSGAGVGLALPLLPLWFELMYRMSSYYIGIIYSISYLATALGSFFASNLSKWINILDIASWTRILSGILLVFIPFSSPLIGSFIYILRSLIAGFGSPSRSTVNMKGVSTEDFGAASSIQGIASRTSQATAGASGYLMEIYPPMPLIVGGILQAISGWIYLKMLKQ is encoded by the coding sequence ATGAAAAATGACATGGGTTTTAAATATTTAGTTTTTTCAAGAATTTTTAGAAGTATAGGAATAATTTATATTACATTAGTATCACCCTTATATCTTAAATTCATAGGCTTTTCCTTAGTGTCAATTGGTATTATATTTCTATTTATAATTCTCTTTAATACAGTCTTAGTCTTCGCACTAGGTCTTTTGGGGGATAGAATAGGCTACAAGAGAACTCTCATAATAGGGGATTTGTTTCCTTTCTTATCAGCAATTTTACTTTTTTCTAGTTCCTCAAAAGCTATTATCATTAGTTCTCTGCTTATGGGAGGCTTAGGTGGAACTGCAGGAGGAATGAGGGGAGTCTTTTCTCCGGGCTTAACTGCGTTAGTAGCAAGTAATTGGAAGAATGATTTTGAAAGGGTAAAAAGGCTTGGAATTCTAACTTCTGCTGCGGCATTTTCTAGCATAGGTGGAAGTTTACTATTATCAATAAAGGCATTTCTGCCTTTCTCTCTAGAGTTAAAATTTAGATTTCTTTTCTTAATATCTGCAATGCTTTTGGGATTATCTATACTAAGCTTGTTTAGAGTATATGAAGTAACCAGACCTAAAAAGAACTCAAAGATAATGCGATTATCTAGCTTAAAATACAGCGGAAAAGTTATGCTATCTAATTCTCTATCTGGAGCAGGAGTAGGGTTGGCGTTACCATTGTTGCCATTGTGGTTTGAATTAATGTATAGAATGTCTTCTTATTATATAGGGATAATTTATAGTATATCATATTTAGCCACAGCTTTAGGCTCGTTCTTTGCATCTAATTTATCTAAATGGATAAACATTTTGGACATAGCCTCTTGGACTAGAATATTAAGTGGCATTTTACTAGTCTTTATCCCGTTTTCTTCACCACTTATAGGTAGTTTTATCTATATACTCAGGAGCCTTATAGCCGGTTTTGGTTCACCGAGTAGATCTACAGTAAACATGAAAGGTGTATCTACAGAAGATTTCGGTGCAGCATCAAGTATTCAAGGTATCGCATCTAGAACTTCTCAAGCTACCGCTGGTGCCAGCGGATATTTAATGGAAATATACCCGCCTATGCCACTCATCGTTGGAGGAATATTACAAGCGATAAGTGGATGGATATATCTGAAAATGTTAAAACAATAA
- the sufB gene encoding Fe-S cluster assembly protein SufB — MESKNFVIDEYDIKLDYERDRLYGLSKDSIIELSKLKKEPEWMLKLRLKYFEKALSLPKSNWLPVDLDLSNYNIYTKPKIKASSYEELPQSLKEYYDKLGIPESERKFLAGAVSILDSEAIYSKSQEILEKKGIIMMPMEEAVKKYDILKDYFMNALDSQYQIAALHAATWSGGVFVYVPKGVHLEIPIEGIFIIGSENTIQAEHTIIIADEGSSVTYVEGCFAPRLSTSSIHNGGVEVYVKDNARVKYITIQNWSSNIINISNKRGITYRNANLHWIEGSLGGYHSFSYPSTILEGENSSSTSMLLTLAGEEGEWKEGGSKMIHRAPNTKSKIISKSVSFNGGNASYRGLVKIEKGAKNSKAYVKCDSLVLDEKSRAYTFPHNQVFEDTAEVAHEAYTAKMSIDQLFYLENRGFEEKEALSMLVTGFMDDIIREFPFQYATMLNNLMRLELDKIGALA, encoded by the coding sequence ATGGAAAGTAAAAATTTCGTGATAGATGAATACGACATAAAGCTAGACTACGAGAGAGATAGGCTCTACGGATTATCAAAGGATTCTATTATTGAACTTTCTAAACTAAAAAAGGAACCAGAATGGATGCTAAAGCTTAGGTTAAAATATTTTGAAAAAGCTTTATCGCTTCCTAAGTCAAACTGGCTCCCCGTGGATCTTGACTTGTCAAATTATAATATCTATACTAAGCCTAAAATTAAGGCTAGTAGTTACGAGGAATTACCTCAATCTCTCAAAGAGTACTACGATAAACTTGGAATTCCAGAATCCGAAAGGAAGTTCCTTGCTGGAGCAGTATCTATCTTAGACTCTGAGGCCATATATTCCAAATCACAGGAAATTCTGGAGAAAAAAGGAATAATAATGATGCCGATGGAGGAAGCAGTTAAGAAATATGATATATTAAAGGACTACTTTATGAATGCCTTGGACTCGCAATATCAAATTGCGGCTCTACACGCTGCTACATGGAGCGGCGGAGTATTTGTTTACGTTCCCAAGGGGGTCCACTTGGAAATACCAATAGAGGGAATATTCATAATTGGTAGCGAAAACACTATTCAGGCTGAGCATACTATTATAATAGCTGATGAAGGATCTTCTGTAACATATGTGGAAGGGTGTTTTGCACCTAGGTTATCTACGTCTTCAATTCATAACGGTGGAGTTGAAGTCTACGTTAAGGATAACGCGAGAGTAAAGTATATCACAATTCAAAATTGGAGCAGTAATATAATTAATATTAGTAATAAAAGAGGAATAACATATAGAAATGCAAATCTTCATTGGATAGAAGGATCATTAGGCGGGTATCATAGTTTTAGCTATCCTTCAACAATATTAGAAGGAGAAAATTCATCATCAACAAGCATGTTACTCACTTTAGCCGGAGAGGAAGGAGAATGGAAGGAAGGCGGTTCTAAAATGATTCATAGAGCACCCAATACCAAGAGTAAAATTATCAGCAAAAGCGTAAGCTTTAATGGTGGAAACGCTAGCTATAGGGGACTGGTTAAAATTGAGAAAGGAGCTAAAAATTCAAAGGCATATGTTAAATGTGATTCTCTAGTGTTAGATGAGAAAAGCAGGGCTTATACGTTCCCCCATAATCAAGTCTTCGAGGATACTGCCGAGGTAGCTCATGAGGCATATACGGCAAAGATGAGTATAGATCAGTTATTCTATTTAGAGAATAGAGGATTTGAGGAAAAGGAAGCGTTATCAATGTTGGTGACAGGCTTCATGGATGATATAATAAGGGAATTTCCATTCCAATACGCTACAATGCTTAATAATTTAATGAGACTTGAATTAGATAAGATCGGAGCATTAGCGTGA
- a CDS encoding glycosyltransferase family A protein codes for MTKLFSIIITAHNRDRYVKYAINSVLSQTLKDYEIILVTNLNIPGLSNIIKIIYDNNEYLGEKVYKGFSESEGNIICFLDDDDMFRVDKLERVNSLFRFFKGTIYYHNNFATIDDKGHEIRVKEDYLKVPPYASLYTLNYPIILEHTHTTNIKYLKRLNANFNSSSICVSKEVINENVKYLRRIKAIIDSFLFYSSLKMEGKILLDPERLTYYRIHDFQTSSGSTQGVNEYKKSLSNLFSKALEDSYVIKEMLGNNDIVDEDITTYFLLYNIFSGRKINGNLKLSKSTLKYFILSIMPYFIREIYIKGQFNRRLRY; via the coding sequence ATGACAAAATTATTCTCGATTATTATAACGGCTCATAATAGAGATAGATATGTAAAATATGCTATAAATTCAGTACTAAGTCAAACTCTTAAGGACTATGAGATAATTTTAGTAACTAATCTAAATATACCTGGATTAAGTAATATAATTAAAATTATTTACGATAATAACGAATATCTAGGTGAAAAGGTATATAAGGGATTTTCCGAGAGTGAAGGGAATATAATCTGCTTCTTGGACGATGATGATATGTTTAGAGTAGATAAGTTAGAAAGAGTTAATTCATTATTTAGATTTTTTAAGGGAACAATATATTATCATAATAATTTTGCTACGATAGATGATAAGGGTCATGAAATAAGAGTAAAAGAAGATTACTTAAAAGTTCCTCCATACGCTAGTTTATATACGCTGAACTACCCTATTATCTTGGAACATACCCATACTACAAACATTAAATATCTAAAGAGGCTTAATGCAAACTTTAACTCAAGTTCAATATGCGTAAGTAAAGAAGTCATAAATGAGAATGTTAAATACCTTAGAAGGATTAAAGCGATTATAGATTCTTTCCTCTTTTATTCTTCATTGAAGATGGAAGGGAAAATACTTCTTGATCCAGAGCGATTAACTTATTATAGGATACACGATTTCCAAACGAGCTCTGGAAGTACTCAAGGAGTTAATGAATATAAAAAGTCACTTTCTAACCTTTTTAGCAAGGCTCTTGAAGACTCTTACGTTATTAAGGAAATGCTTGGGAACAATGATATTGTAGACGAGGATATAACCACGTACTTCTTACTTTATAACATATTCTCTGGAAGGAAAATTAATGGTAACTTGAAGCTTAGTAAGTCGACATTGAAGTATTTTATTCTCTCAATAATGCCTTATTTCATACGAGAGATTTATATAAAGGGACAATTTAATAGGAGATTAAGGTATTAA
- a CDS encoding FmdE family protein, whose translation MQGTKHEIPDWTFEFHGHRCPAMPLGYLAGEYALKLLGIEKEKDTNTYIFSETGDEHHQPLPFKENKL comes from the coding sequence ATGCAAGGCACAAAACATGAAATTCCAGATTGGACATTCGAGTTTCATGGGCATAGATGTCCTGCGATGCCATTAGGTTATTTAGCGGGAGAATATGCTTTGAAACTACTAGGAATAGAAAAGGAAAAAGACACGAATACTTACATTTTTTCAGAGACTGGTGACGAGCATCATCAACCTCTTCCTTTTAAGGAGAATAAGTTATGA
- a CDS encoding TetR/AcrR family transcriptional regulator — protein sequence MRQRNEEVTREKILQAAAEVFAEEDFFKASVEEISKKAGVSKGIIFWHFKTKDQLILEVAKKSIPLDIVEGCIKNEEKILECIGNKYLEKYENPTMRKLFLHTLSAMNIYKELGDCIRELCDSLVRKISLKVFNSENSEDLVKIRSFLGGLLCYVINPHNIEKEIYINTLLRTIKVKES from the coding sequence ATGAGACAAAGAAACGAAGAAGTTACGAGAGAAAAAATATTACAAGCAGCAGCTGAGGTCTTTGCAGAAGAGGACTTCTTTAAAGCTTCTGTAGAGGAGATAAGCAAAAAAGCTGGAGTATCTAAGGGTATAATCTTCTGGCATTTCAAAACTAAAGATCAATTAATTCTAGAAGTGGCAAAGAAAAGTATTCCGTTAGATATTGTTGAAGGTTGCATCAAAAATGAAGAAAAAATCTTAGAATGCATAGGAAATAAGTATCTAGAGAAATATGAGAATCCTACTATGAGGAAGCTTTTCTTGCATACTTTATCTGCGATGAATATTTATAAAGAATTAGGAGATTGTATCAGAGAATTATGTGATTCACTAGTAAGAAAAATAAGCTTAAAAGTCTTCAATTCTGAGAACAGCGAAGATCTAGTTAAAATAAGGTCTTTCTTGGGTGGTCTTCTTTGTTACGTAATAAATCCGCATAATATAGAAAAGGAAATTTATATTAACACACTTCTTAGGACAATCAAAGTAAAAGAATCTTAG
- the agl3 gene encoding UDP-sulfoquinovose synthase, with product MIFIIFVETKKVLILGIDGYLGWALALRLGKKGHEVYGMDNLITRTQAMEVGGDSAFPLPSVEERRNIFKRYIGPIDFVINDITKPNVLRDYINKVKPDAIVHFAEQRSAPYSMIDEDHAIYTMHNNIEGTMRLIYAVKDHPEIHILKMGTMGEYGTPNYDIPESPYVKFEYKGKSDMIPVPKFAGSWYHWSKVHDSHNLLFANKVWGITVTDINQGPVYGTRTTDMMDGENVIEGLRTRIDIDEAWGTVVNRNAVRAILGLPLLVYGKGGQTRGFISLEDSVNALEILINNPPKEGEFRVVNQFMELYSVEKIAMLIANATEELFGYRPKIHYVRNPRVEMEEHYYNPERKILPSLGYEQKRFLKDEIYSILTDLYQYRDRLKNFSEWTNVKTDWRNGRNDKNRFDLIKEL from the coding sequence ATGATTTTCATTATATTTGTGGAAACTAAGAAAGTGTTAATTTTAGGAATAGACGGCTATCTAGGTTGGGCCCTAGCGTTAAGACTAGGAAAGAAAGGACATGAAGTATATGGTATGGATAATCTAATAACCCGAACACAGGCTATGGAAGTAGGTGGGGATTCAGCATTTCCACTGCCGTCAGTCGAGGAAAGAAGAAATATATTTAAGAGATATATTGGGCCAATAGATTTCGTAATTAATGATATCACTAAACCTAATGTTTTAAGAGATTACATTAATAAAGTAAAACCCGACGCAATAGTGCACTTTGCAGAGCAAAGATCAGCGCCCTATTCCATGATAGACGAGGATCATGCTATATACACAATGCACAATAATATAGAAGGGACAATGAGGCTAATTTATGCTGTTAAAGATCACCCAGAAATCCACATATTAAAAATGGGAACAATGGGAGAATATGGAACACCTAACTACGACATACCGGAGTCTCCTTACGTAAAATTTGAATATAAAGGTAAAAGTGACATGATTCCAGTCCCAAAATTCGCAGGGTCATGGTATCACTGGAGTAAAGTCCACGATTCACACAACTTGTTATTTGCAAATAAAGTATGGGGAATAACTGTTACAGATATAAATCAAGGTCCTGTGTACGGTACTAGAACCACAGATATGATGGACGGTGAAAACGTGATAGAAGGCCTAAGAACGAGAATAGACATTGACGAAGCCTGGGGGACTGTAGTAAATAGAAACGCCGTTAGAGCAATTTTAGGATTGCCGTTATTAGTATATGGAAAAGGAGGTCAAACCAGAGGTTTTATTTCTCTTGAAGATAGCGTAAATGCCTTAGAAATTTTAATTAATAACCCACCTAAAGAAGGAGAGTTCAGAGTTGTTAACCAATTTATGGAATTATACAGTGTAGAGAAAATAGCAATGTTAATAGCTAATGCTACAGAAGAATTATTCGGCTACAGACCAAAGATTCATTACGTTAGAAATCCAAGGGTAGAAATGGAGGAGCATTATTATAATCCAGAAAGGAAAATTCTTCCAAGCCTTGGCTATGAACAAAAGAGGTTTCTAAAAGATGAGATATATTCGATACTTACAGATCTTTACCAATATAGAGATAGACTAAAGAACTTTAGCGAATGGACTAACGTAAAGACTGACTGGAGAAACGGAAGAAATGATAAAAATAGATTCGATTTAATAAAGGAATTATGA
- a CDS encoding HoxN/HupN/NixA family nickel/cobalt transporter — MLSKSLIKTTLFYIIELIITLVLFIWLFDVSSEVGSAEVHVKGIFASFFTLGVLAYLFGLRHAVDADHLAAIDNSTRKLVQESKPSLFTGLFFSLGHSTVVILLSIALMIATRAVESSIPQLENIGSIVGTLVSGFFLYIIGFLNLVVLFEIYELFKQAKLGKLDEAKLNDALLKRGFMNRYFKGLFKIVNNQYYLYPIGFLFGLGFDTASETALLAISAGTAGVFTKIPLWTLLVFPFLFTAGMTLVDTTDGFFMNGAYRWAFMGNPIRKVWYNLTMTSISIIVAFLVGSLELLGLIQSEFCLSGWFWNIIALINGDVWWGNVGIIIISTFAVTWIISIIIYKSRISKYEKQFNDEKKFNNL; from the coding sequence TTGTTATCAAAAAGCTTGATTAAAACGACGTTATTCTATATTATAGAATTAATAATAACATTGGTTCTTTTTATATGGCTCTTTGATGTTTCATCGGAAGTAGGGAGCGCTGAGGTTCATGTAAAGGGAATTTTTGCCAGCTTTTTTACATTAGGTGTTCTTGCATATCTTTTTGGGTTAAGGCATGCAGTGGATGCCGATCATTTGGCAGCAATAGATAATTCGACAAGAAAGCTTGTGCAGGAAAGTAAACCCTCATTATTTACTGGGCTTTTCTTCTCTCTAGGACATTCTACGGTGGTAATATTATTATCTATAGCCTTAATGATAGCAACCAGAGCGGTAGAATCTAGCATTCCGCAATTAGAGAACATAGGTTCAATAGTTGGAACATTAGTGAGCGGTTTCTTTCTTTACATTATTGGTTTTCTTAACTTAGTAGTTCTTTTTGAAATTTACGAGTTATTTAAGCAAGCAAAACTAGGGAAGCTCGATGAAGCCAAATTAAATGACGCACTATTAAAAAGAGGATTTATGAATAGATATTTCAAAGGATTATTTAAGATAGTTAATAATCAATACTACTTATATCCCATAGGTTTCCTTTTCGGACTAGGATTTGACACAGCTTCTGAAACAGCCCTTTTGGCAATAAGTGCCGGAACTGCTGGAGTGTTTACTAAGATACCTTTGTGGACTCTACTAGTGTTTCCTTTCCTCTTTACTGCGGGAATGACTCTTGTAGATACAACTGACGGATTTTTCATGAACGGCGCATATAGGTGGGCGTTTATGGGTAATCCTATAAGAAAGGTTTGGTATAACTTGACAATGACTAGCATTTCAATTATTGTGGCTTTCCTTGTAGGTTCCTTAGAGCTCTTGGGCTTAATTCAATCTGAGTTCTGTCTAAGTGGATGGTTCTGGAATATTATAGCACTAATAAACGGTGATGTATGGTGGGGCAACGTTGGTATAATTATTATATCAACTTTTGCCGTAACGTGGATAATATCAATCATTATATATAAGTCTAGAATTAGTAAATACGAGAAGCAGTTTAATGATGAAAAGAAATTTAATAATTTATGA
- a CDS encoding GTP-binding protein, with the protein MYLISLLGNGDTGKTTSFAKFLLKNNYFLEHQEEAIKNAKFDAEINGKPEDYYQFLLYISPQEKIEERTIYTAQKIMAYHQGKFLPFRTISYLKFTGEKYERVIVESPYKDGFAKGYITFSLQDIGGQFDLFDKQINGLRISDAVIYFADDKTTQKDAENHAKMISAFKLPTFVVINKEDILKEKAAEKMNMILTTFQEHKINVIDKIITSALYKEEEIVKFIENAIKWTIQKEIRIYDKNVFGVIRNVNRSIATVRAYSSLSLPKQSEQILYTQRKKRFYPNRVKSVEYALKETRMMRKGDIVGMLFHENPMPSIVLKDTNTLRTPITNIHLENNLEEGDILYSSMVHSIKDIKYGNILLNEGISVNELFVINPEKRKIKEVYDLSEFF; encoded by the coding sequence ATGTATTTAATTTCATTGCTTGGCAACGGAGACACCGGTAAAACAACATCATTCGCAAAATTCCTACTAAAGAACAATTACTTCCTAGAACACCAAGAAGAAGCAATAAAAAATGCCAAGTTTGACGCAGAAATAAACGGAAAACCAGAAGACTACTACCAATTCCTCCTCTACATATCACCACAAGAGAAGATAGAGGAAAGAACAATCTACACAGCACAAAAAATAATGGCATACCACCAAGGAAAATTCCTCCCCTTCAGAACAATATCCTACCTAAAATTCACAGGAGAAAAATACGAAAGAGTCATCGTAGAATCACCATACAAAGACGGCTTCGCAAAAGGCTACATCACTTTCTCCCTACAAGACATAGGAGGACAATTCGACCTCTTTGACAAACAAATAAACGGACTAAGAATCTCAGACGCAGTAATATACTTCGCAGACGACAAAACAACACAAAAAGACGCAGAAAACCACGCAAAAATGATCTCAGCCTTCAAACTACCAACATTCGTAGTCATAAACAAAGAAGACATACTAAAAGAAAAAGCTGCAGAAAAAATGAACATGATACTCACCACCTTCCAAGAACATAAGATAAACGTAATAGACAAAATAATAACATCAGCCCTATACAAAGAAGAAGAAATAGTAAAATTCATAGAAAACGCAATAAAATGGACAATACAAAAAGAAATAAGAATATACGACAAAAACGTATTCGGAGTAATAAGAAACGTAAACAGAAGCATAGCGACAGTTAGAGCGTATTCCTCACTGTCACTCCCTAAGCAAAGTGAGCAGATATTATATACGCAAAGAAAGAAGAGATTTTATCCCAACAGAGTTAAGAGCGTTGAATATGCATTGAAAGAAACTAGAATGATGCGTAAAGGAGATATTGTTGGTATGCTATTCCATGAGAACCCAATGCCTTCAATAGTCTTAAAAGATACTAACACGCTTAGAACTCCTATAACTAATATTCACCTAGAGAATAATCTTGAGGAAGGAGATATTCTCTATTCATCTATGGTTCATTCCATTAAGGATATCAAGTATGGAAATATATTATTAAATGAGGGAATCAGTGTCAATGAATTATTCGTAATAAATCCGGAGAAACGCAAGATAAAAGAAGTCTATGATTTATCAGAATTTTTCTAG